A window of the Pelagicoccus enzymogenes genome harbors these coding sequences:
- the proC gene encoding pyrroline-5-carboxylate reductase, whose translation MKIGFIGAGNMGRAIANGLVAKGVCKADALQCISASGKGSAIMAEQTGARIAASKKELIEQSDVVVLAFKPQHLETITDEEAKAATGKLVVSVLAGRTLASMKAVFPEASNLVRVMPNTPSQIGKGVSTYCFEQTPSDSQQAEVNELLASLGTAYEVAEDQLHVATVINGCGPAFYFRIGQLISEAADARGLDKDLALKLAAETGIGSLELMKASKRDPKDLIDEVVSPNGVTHALLTSLDRQGFPKIIDQSMQDAVDRSIELSQSK comes from the coding sequence ATGAAAATCGGATTCATCGGAGCCGGCAACATGGGCCGTGCCATCGCTAACGGATTGGTCGCAAAGGGAGTCTGCAAAGCAGACGCCCTCCAGTGCATCAGCGCCTCAGGAAAAGGCTCTGCCATCATGGCCGAGCAAACCGGAGCGCGGATTGCCGCCAGCAAGAAGGAGCTTATCGAGCAGTCAGACGTCGTCGTGCTCGCATTCAAGCCCCAGCATCTGGAGACCATTACCGACGAGGAAGCAAAAGCCGCCACCGGGAAGCTTGTGGTATCCGTCCTGGCAGGACGCACGCTCGCCTCCATGAAGGCTGTTTTCCCAGAGGCCTCCAACCTCGTGCGCGTCATGCCAAATACGCCGTCCCAGATCGGCAAGGGCGTATCGACCTATTGCTTCGAGCAAACGCCCAGCGATTCACAGCAAGCGGAGGTCAACGAACTTCTCGCATCTCTCGGGACTGCCTATGAAGTAGCCGAAGACCAATTACACGTCGCGACCGTTATCAACGGCTGCGGCCCAGCTTTCTACTTCCGCATCGGCCAACTCATCAGTGAAGCGGCTGACGCTCGCGGGCTCGACAAAGACCTTGCCCTCAAGCTAGCCGCCGAAACCGGAATCGGCTCCCTCGAGCTTATGAAAGCCAGCAAACGCGACCCCAAGGACCTGATCGACGAAGTGGTTTCGCCAAATGGCGTCACCCACGCCTTGCTCACCAGCTTGGACCGCCAAGGATTTCCCAAGATCATCGACCAATCGATGCAAGATGCGGTGGACCGCTCCATCGAACTCTCCCAGAGCAAGTAA
- a CDS encoding c-type cytochrome, which yields MQDDQEQPHLPGVDASKASDESVLRVHAQLRRKRIEGSPVAFFTAAALIIVFVFAWFYQRRYFAEYDSTSVLADRQHIAAMEAYKNRPKEPEGPIVYDGSKIYAQQCVACHQGQGQGLPGAFPPLAGSEWVTGAPEISIKVLLHGLGGEIQVKGNTYNGAMPAFGAVLNDAEIAAVISHIRGSWDNGAGEVTEEQVATIRADIGSRGAWTAAELAEYF from the coding sequence ATGCAAGACGATCAAGAACAACCACATTTGCCAGGAGTCGACGCTAGCAAGGCGAGCGACGAGAGCGTTTTGCGGGTGCATGCCCAGCTTCGTCGCAAGCGAATCGAAGGGTCGCCGGTTGCCTTTTTTACAGCCGCTGCCCTGATCATCGTTTTCGTTTTCGCTTGGTTCTATCAACGCCGCTACTTCGCGGAGTACGACTCAACGAGCGTACTTGCAGATCGCCAGCACATCGCCGCGATGGAGGCTTACAAAAACCGCCCCAAGGAGCCAGAAGGTCCGATCGTCTACGACGGTTCCAAGATTTACGCCCAGCAATGCGTGGCGTGCCACCAAGGTCAGGGCCAAGGCTTGCCAGGAGCTTTCCCGCCGCTTGCCGGCTCGGAGTGGGTTACCGGAGCTCCGGAGATCTCGATCAAGGTTTTGCTCCATGGCCTAGGCGGAGAGATCCAAGTCAAGGGCAACACCTACAACGGGGCGATGCCAGCGTTTGGGGCAGTGCTCAACGATGCTGAAATCGCAGCCGTCATCTCTCATATCCGCGGATCTTGGGACAATGGCGCGGGCGAAGTCACCGAAGAGCAGGTCGCTACGATCCGTGCTGATATCGGTTCGAGGGGCGCATGGACAGCCGCCGAGCTGGCTGAGTACTTCTAA
- a CDS encoding cbb3-type cytochrome c oxidase subunit II produces MNRGPFIFIGVLIIVSLSWAVTLVKPIQEGGNLSPIGKGADRVPTLVEGLALRGREVYQEQGCVNCHTQQTIAVTGTDIERGWGDRQSMPLDYIDQSPVFTGYNRVGPDLANVGTRRTEAGWHYLHFYNPEITSPGSNMPPFAFLFEKRKIVGEASNRALDLPEGFRVEEGYEIVPSADADALVAYMLALSQAYEIEEAPTPEKLAYK; encoded by the coding sequence ATGAACAGAGGTCCTTTCATTTTCATTGGTGTGCTGATCATTGTCTCGCTCTCTTGGGCGGTGACGCTGGTTAAGCCTATTCAAGAGGGCGGCAATCTATCTCCAATCGGCAAGGGCGCGGATCGCGTGCCTACTTTGGTCGAGGGGTTGGCTTTGCGCGGACGCGAGGTCTACCAAGAACAGGGATGCGTGAACTGTCATACACAGCAAACAATCGCAGTAACGGGTACGGACATCGAAAGAGGTTGGGGCGATCGCCAATCCATGCCTCTCGACTACATCGACCAAAGCCCCGTATTCACTGGCTACAATCGCGTTGGCCCTGACCTCGCAAACGTCGGAACCCGTCGCACGGAGGCAGGTTGGCACTACCTTCATTTCTACAATCCGGAAATCACATCTCCAGGAAGCAACATGCCGCCTTTCGCGTTCCTCTTCGAGAAGCGAAAGATAGTTGGAGAAGCTTCCAACCGAGCTCTCGATCTTCCAGAAGGGTTCCGCGTGGAGGAAGGTTACGAAATCGTGCCCTCGGCCGATGCCGACGCGCTGGTGGCCTACATGCTTGCGCTCAGCCAAGCCTACGAAATTGAAGAGGCGCCCACGCCTGAAAAGCTCGCCTACAAGTGA
- a CDS encoding cbb3-type cytochrome c oxidase subunit I yields MNLICNLFSSIFPSLEGDGSQREREQTIDSSMRFAVLGLIKGSVFWLLVASLLGLIVSVKLHSPTYLAEYGWLTYGKAYPAFWNALVYGWLFNAGLACVAWIIARLGGRPSGNSAVLAISTGAWNLAVIIGLFGIFKGDQNPYRMLEFPTYAAPFLFAAFIGLGIWILLAFKARAYRSSFASQWYALAGVFCFVWIYTVAQVMIFCMPAQGVFQSVIAAWFGGNLLGLVVAPFAFATIYYLIPKALGQHIVGYRQSGIAFWSWILFSSAAGLASLVNGPFPAWIASVGVVASFGLFLPLSVFTMQFLSSLFSSFSKIWDTLSVRYVFYAVVAFIVATVLTILGALREVQEMTQFSQYNDGVRYLFLVGFAGMAFTGMVYYILPRLLNKELPNPSLADLQFWVQGLGIFLVTVSLVYGGWAHGALLNGSDADTIAILKSTDTYLFLTTIGSVMFAIGNFAYAVSFVWILLSPRTEKEQSADLIEPAPELEYTHS; encoded by the coding sequence ATGAATTTGATCTGCAACCTCTTTTCATCGATCTTTCCAAGTCTGGAAGGCGATGGATCGCAGCGCGAAAGGGAACAGACGATCGACTCCTCCATGCGCTTCGCGGTGCTGGGATTGATCAAGGGCTCAGTTTTCTGGCTGCTCGTCGCGTCCTTGCTCGGACTGATCGTCTCGGTCAAGCTGCACTCTCCGACTTACTTGGCGGAATACGGCTGGCTGACCTACGGCAAGGCTTACCCCGCGTTTTGGAACGCCTTGGTATATGGGTGGCTTTTCAACGCAGGCCTCGCTTGCGTCGCATGGATCATCGCTCGTTTGGGCGGCCGTCCCAGCGGCAACAGCGCGGTGCTGGCCATCTCGACGGGCGCTTGGAACCTCGCGGTTATCATCGGCCTATTCGGAATTTTCAAGGGAGACCAAAATCCTTACCGCATGCTGGAATTTCCGACTTACGCGGCGCCGTTTCTTTTCGCTGCATTCATCGGACTAGGCATTTGGATTTTGTTGGCGTTCAAGGCTCGCGCCTACCGTTCATCCTTCGCTTCCCAATGGTATGCCTTGGCGGGGGTGTTCTGCTTCGTTTGGATTTACACCGTCGCCCAGGTGATGATCTTTTGCATGCCTGCCCAAGGCGTTTTCCAAAGCGTCATTGCTGCTTGGTTCGGTGGCAACCTCCTCGGTTTGGTTGTCGCGCCTTTCGCCTTCGCGACGATCTATTACCTCATCCCGAAGGCTCTCGGTCAGCACATCGTAGGCTATCGTCAGTCGGGTATCGCATTTTGGAGCTGGATTCTGTTTTCCAGTGCCGCAGGTCTTGCTTCTCTGGTGAACGGACCGTTCCCAGCGTGGATTGCCTCCGTTGGGGTGGTGGCAAGCTTCGGGTTGTTCCTTCCGCTCTCGGTCTTCACCATGCAGTTCCTCTCGAGCTTGTTCTCCAGTTTCTCGAAAATATGGGACACGCTTTCGGTACGTTACGTTTTCTACGCGGTCGTGGCCTTCATCGTCGCAACGGTTCTCACTATCTTGGGAGCTTTGCGTGAAGTTCAGGAAATGACGCAGTTCAGCCAATACAACGATGGGGTTCGCTACTTGTTCTTGGTTGGTTTTGCGGGCATGGCCTTCACGGGTATGGTTTACTACATACTCCCGCGCCTTCTGAACAAGGAACTGCCGAACCCGTCTTTGGCGGACCTTCAATTTTGGGTTCAGGGCCTCGGTATCTTCCTGGTTACGGTCAGCCTCGTTTACGGAGGTTGGGCCCATGGAGCGCTGCTCAACGGAAGCGACGCGGATACGATCGCAATTCTCAAGAGCACCGACACTTACCTCTTCCTCACGACGATCGGTTCAGTGATGTTTGCCATTGGCAACTTCGCTTACGCTGTATCTTTCGTTTGGATACTTCTCTCTCCTCGTACTGAAAAGGAGCAATCAGCTGACTTGATCGAGCCAGCTCCTGAACTCGAGTACACTCACTCATGA
- a CDS encoding c-type cytochrome: protein MRYVYLIFAFVVIAAISVLGFRGTTTTKRPLEIFDDMDHMPKYHPQAESAFFADGRTDRLPVPGTVARGTFEPDAYKATGKKGEAYGNGFPIEVNQAAMERGEERYQIYCTPCHGAAGDGNGRTAAFGMTAIANLTAAPYTDMADGEIFHYIGHGSRSGRMYGYKEKLSVEDRWNVVLYVRALQRAANGSAKDLTPASKEELGL from the coding sequence ATGCGCTACGTATACCTGATATTTGCATTCGTCGTGATCGCGGCGATTAGCGTGCTCGGTTTCCGAGGCACAACGACAACAAAGCGTCCGCTCGAGATCTTCGACGACATGGATCACATGCCGAAGTACCATCCGCAGGCGGAAAGCGCTTTCTTCGCGGATGGCCGTACTGACCGTTTGCCGGTTCCTGGTACGGTTGCTCGCGGCACTTTCGAGCCAGATGCCTACAAGGCGACTGGCAAAAAGGGTGAGGCTTACGGCAATGGTTTTCCGATCGAGGTGAACCAAGCCGCCATGGAGCGCGGCGAGGAACGCTACCAAATCTACTGCACCCCTTGTCATGGGGCTGCAGGTGACGGCAATGGCCGCACGGCGGCTTTCGGCATGACGGCGATCGCGAATTTGACGGCCGCTCCCTACACGGACATGGCCGACGGCGAGATCTTCCATTACATCGGTCATGGAAGCCGCAGCGGTCGCATGTACGGATACAAGGAAAAGCTTTCGGTCGAAGACCGTTGGAACGTCGTTCTCTACGTCCGCGCCCTGCAGCGCGCCGCGAACGGCTCCGCCAAAGATTTAACTCCTGCTAGCAAGGAGGAACTAGGACTATGA
- a CDS encoding DUF3341 domain-containing protein, with protein MADKFGILAKFDTPADIMHAAEKVRDAGFKRWDVITPFPIHGMDGAMGLKRSWVPRFTIVGGTTGFITGMSMIFYTNAFDYKILIGGKPLFSPFFAFPVSYELTILFSAFASIIGMFILNKLPMHYHSALKADKVAEMSDDKFFLYIESEDPQFDDAKTRTFIEGLHPVEVSDMEK; from the coding sequence ATGGCGGACAAATTTGGAATACTCGCTAAGTTCGACACCCCGGCTGACATCATGCATGCAGCGGAAAAGGTGAGGGACGCAGGCTTCAAGCGTTGGGACGTGATCACTCCGTTCCCGATCCACGGCATGGATGGAGCCATGGGCCTCAAGCGCTCATGGGTACCACGCTTTACGATCGTGGGCGGCACCACCGGTTTCATCACCGGTATGAGCATGATCTTCTATACCAACGCGTTTGACTACAAGATCTTGATCGGCGGCAAGCCGCTCTTCAGCCCGTTCTTCGCCTTCCCGGTGTCCTACGAGCTTACCATTCTCTTCTCAGCCTTTGCTTCGATCATTGGCATGTTCATCCTCAACAAGCTGCCGATGCATTACCATTCGGCGCTCAAGGCCGACAAGGTGGCGGAAATGTCCGACGACAAGTTCTTCCTCTACATCGAGTCCGAAGATCCACAGTTCGACGACGCCAAGACGCGCACCTTCATCGAAGGTCTGCATCCGGTCGAAGTATCCGACATGGAGAAATAA
- the nrfD gene encoding NrfD/PsrC family molybdoenzyme membrane anchor subunit: MSSSHSHEVRPAILDEVNPVDIPRPACVDNNRSFNWITEKICGIIEEKTPTWWWVCFIIACATASFTFIGLAYLTVTGVGVWGLANPVNWGWAIVNFVFWIGIGHAGTLISAILCLLRQKWRTSINRAAEAMTIFAVVCAGLFPVFHVGRVWFALYPGYLFPFPNANAIWPNFRSALLWDVFAVSTYGTVSVLFWYIGLIPDFATVRDRAKTKFRKIAYGIVAMGWRGSNRHWSNYEMLYLILAGLSTPLVLSVHTIVSFDFAISLVPGWHTTIFPPYFVAGAIFSGFGMVITLMLPLRAIYGLQDLITQYHIDCMTKIILATGTMVGYAYGMEFFIAAYGANEFEIFAFVNRAFGNYAWAYWIMISCNVISPQFFWFKSIRENTTLVWVISLFVNVGMWFERFVITVTSLSRDFLPSSWGYYSPTVVDIFTYLGTFGLFSVLFLLFLRFVPLMAMAEIKAVTPQADPHHH; the protein is encoded by the coding sequence ATGTCTAGCTCACATTCTCATGAAGTGAGACCTGCGATTCTCGACGAGGTGAATCCGGTCGATATCCCGCGCCCCGCGTGCGTGGATAATAACCGTTCCTTCAATTGGATCACCGAGAAGATTTGCGGTATCATCGAAGAGAAGACGCCTACCTGGTGGTGGGTGTGCTTCATCATCGCTTGCGCCACAGCGAGCTTCACCTTTATCGGTTTGGCGTATCTTACAGTGACCGGTGTCGGTGTTTGGGGTCTGGCCAATCCAGTCAACTGGGGTTGGGCGATCGTCAACTTCGTATTCTGGATCGGTATCGGCCACGCGGGTACGCTGATCTCGGCGATCCTCTGTCTGCTCAGGCAGAAGTGGCGTACCTCGATCAACCGCGCTGCGGAAGCGATGACGATCTTCGCTGTGGTTTGCGCGGGCTTGTTCCCTGTCTTCCACGTGGGTCGTGTTTGGTTCGCCCTCTATCCTGGCTACCTCTTCCCATTCCCGAACGCGAACGCCATCTGGCCAAACTTCCGTTCGGCGCTCTTGTGGGACGTATTCGCGGTATCCACTTACGGTACGGTTTCTGTGCTCTTCTGGTACATCGGCTTGATCCCTGACTTCGCGACTGTCCGCGACCGGGCCAAGACCAAGTTCCGCAAGATCGCCTACGGCATCGTAGCCATGGGCTGGCGTGGATCCAACCGCCACTGGAGCAACTACGAAATGCTCTACCTCATCCTGGCCGGTCTCTCTACTCCGCTGGTACTCTCGGTTCACACCATCGTATCCTTCGACTTCGCGATCTCCTTGGTTCCTGGCTGGCATACCACCATCTTCCCGCCGTACTTCGTTGCGGGCGCGATCTTCTCGGGCTTCGGCATGGTGATCACCTTGATGTTGCCGCTGCGTGCCATCTACGGCCTGCAGGACCTCATCACCCAGTACCACATCGACTGTATGACCAAGATCATCTTGGCCACGGGTACGATGGTTGGTTACGCCTACGGAATGGAGTTCTTCATTGCTGCTTACGGCGCGAATGAGTTCGAAATCTTCGCTTTCGTGAACCGTGCTTTCGGCAACTACGCTTGGGCGTACTGGATCATGATTTCCTGTAACGTTATCTCTCCACAGTTTTTCTGGTTCAAAAGCATCCGCGAGAACACGACGCTGGTTTGGGTTATCTCCCTTTTCGTCAACGTCGGGATGTGGTTCGAGCGTTTCGTTATCACCGTGACTTCCTTGTCCCGCGACTTCCTGCCTTCCAGCTGGGGCTACTACAGCCCGACGGTCGTGGACATCTTCACTTACCTTGGAACCTTCGGCCTCTTCTCTGTGCTGTTCCTGCTCTTCCTTCGCTTCGTGCCGCTCATGGCCATGGCGGAAATCAAGGCAGTCACTCCACAGGCTGATCCCCACCACCACTAA
- a CDS encoding TAT-variant-translocated molybdopterin oxidoreductase encodes MKRAPYTHPETAELSGPRYWRSLDDLSQSPEFLAQVEREFGPEASEMNEVDRRHFFKIMAASFAIGGLGFAGCRRPESHILPHSKMPEHQIPGQALYYATGFPLRGETLPLLIETHTGRPTKVEGNDDHPGYKGGTTRKAQAAILDLYDPDRATAHTKGSAKISNADVNDLLASLNKKYASSNGKGVAVLAESSSSPTRLRLKQAFLKAFPQATWAEYDAIDATNAGIAAAKVTGNASLQPKYDLSKASRILAVDADFLDEEQGAVQFSKQFADGRRVRSSKDEMNRLYSVESNFSLTGAMADHRKRLASSQMVSFLAAIALELDLGVEGNALKSVLSPLADKLEAGTKEWAVKCAADLKNHKGESLVFVGQHLSPEAHALGLLVNEKLGNLKKTVSLVSVDNGKTATIQDLASSIEAGSVNSLVILGGNPVYNAPAGIDFAGLLGKVEEVVRLGYYADETSEASTYHITQAHFLEAWGDGRTYGGDVVAQQPMILPLFDGVSEIEVLARLVGEANADGYSLVYATFQSANGTPGKRAFEAFLNEGFKSGGYKTANSNVSGLELADLLKGFTAPEAPKDKNSLEVRFLNDASVDDGRFANNGWLQECPDPMTKLTWDNAIIVSPKLAKDLDIIAPDSMNQVARKNPNKVRDGRQFASVATISVDGREITGAIHIQPGLDNYTVVLPLGYGRTKTGRVGTGSGFSAYAIRSAAAFVSNATLALTGAEYQLAETQEHWSMEGRAIVRESNLDDYAADKNFVSKMGMESHSPAIYAGAEDMSTQEKITDTPRGGSMYEHPDLTGIHQWGMSIDLNVCTGCNSCVIACQSENNIPIVGRDQVRRGREMHWIRLDRYFSSGAKDNTEIPEDPQVSLQPIACMQCETAPCETVCPVNATVHDEEGLNAMAYNRCIGTRYCANNCPYKVRRFNFFDYQQRELDKLYLGPLAPKGMPELVQMAQNPDVSVRMRGVMEKCTFCVQRINQAKIAQQAKAGDSDDVRVRDGAIKVACEQACPTDAIVFGDLKDANSRVSQLRENERTYSLLGYLNTRPRTTFMARIRNPNPEMPDYHDMPLSKKEYKAKAPKASVSHDSHDSHSDSEGGHH; translated from the coding sequence ATGAAACGCGCACCTTATACACATCCTGAAACAGCGGAATTGTCTGGCCCGCGCTACTGGCGCAGCCTCGACGACCTGTCGCAATCTCCCGAATTCCTCGCTCAAGTCGAGCGCGAGTTCGGTCCCGAAGCCTCGGAAATGAACGAGGTGGACCGTCGCCACTTCTTCAAGATCATGGCGGCGTCCTTCGCAATCGGCGGTCTCGGCTTTGCCGGCTGTCGCCGCCCTGAGTCGCACATCCTCCCGCATTCGAAGATGCCCGAGCACCAGATTCCTGGTCAGGCTCTCTACTATGCGACCGGTTTCCCGCTGCGTGGCGAAACGCTTCCGCTTCTCATCGAGACGCACACCGGCCGTCCGACTAAGGTTGAAGGCAACGACGACCATCCCGGCTACAAGGGAGGCACGACTCGCAAGGCTCAAGCAGCCATCCTCGATCTCTACGATCCTGATCGCGCCACGGCCCACACCAAGGGTTCTGCCAAAATCAGCAACGCGGACGTCAATGACTTGCTCGCTTCCCTCAACAAGAAGTACGCATCGTCCAACGGCAAGGGTGTCGCGGTTCTCGCTGAAAGCTCTTCCTCTCCCACCCGCCTTCGCCTGAAGCAAGCCTTCCTCAAGGCCTTCCCGCAAGCGACTTGGGCTGAATACGACGCGATCGACGCGACCAACGCGGGCATCGCGGCCGCCAAGGTCACCGGCAACGCCTCTCTTCAGCCAAAGTATGACCTGTCCAAGGCTTCCCGCATCCTCGCGGTTGACGCCGACTTCCTAGACGAAGAGCAGGGGGCGGTGCAGTTCTCCAAGCAGTTCGCCGACGGACGTCGCGTTCGCTCCAGCAAGGACGAGATGAATCGTCTTTACTCGGTGGAGAGCAACTTCTCGCTCACCGGCGCCATGGCCGACCACCGCAAGCGACTTGCGTCGAGCCAGATGGTTTCTTTCCTTGCGGCGATCGCTCTTGAACTCGACCTCGGCGTCGAGGGCAACGCTCTCAAGTCCGTTCTCTCTCCGCTCGCAGACAAGCTCGAGGCTGGGACCAAGGAATGGGCGGTCAAGTGCGCGGCAGACCTCAAGAACCACAAGGGCGAAAGCCTCGTCTTCGTTGGGCAGCACCTCTCTCCGGAAGCTCACGCTCTGGGACTTTTGGTCAATGAGAAGCTCGGCAACCTGAAGAAGACCGTTTCTTTGGTCTCCGTCGATAACGGCAAGACCGCTACCATTCAGGATCTCGCTTCCAGCATCGAAGCCGGTTCTGTCAACTCGCTCGTTATCCTCGGTGGCAACCCTGTCTACAATGCTCCAGCCGGTATCGATTTCGCCGGGTTGTTGGGCAAGGTAGAGGAGGTCGTTCGCCTCGGTTACTATGCCGACGAAACGTCCGAAGCGTCCACTTACCACATCACTCAAGCTCATTTCCTAGAAGCTTGGGGCGATGGTCGCACATACGGCGGCGACGTGGTGGCTCAGCAGCCGATGATTCTTCCGCTCTTCGATGGTGTATCCGAAATCGAAGTACTGGCTCGCCTCGTAGGCGAGGCGAATGCCGACGGCTACAGTCTCGTTTACGCTACCTTCCAGTCCGCTAACGGGACCCCTGGCAAGCGTGCATTCGAAGCCTTCCTCAATGAAGGGTTCAAGTCTGGCGGTTACAAAACTGCTAACAGTAACGTTTCAGGACTGGAGCTCGCCGACCTGCTCAAGGGCTTCACGGCTCCTGAGGCTCCCAAGGACAAGAACAGCCTCGAAGTCCGTTTCCTCAACGACGCTTCGGTGGACGACGGTCGTTTCGCCAACAATGGTTGGTTGCAGGAATGTCCAGACCCCATGACCAAGCTTACTTGGGACAACGCTATCATCGTTAGCCCGAAGTTGGCCAAGGATCTCGACATCATCGCCCCGGATTCCATGAATCAGGTCGCTCGCAAGAATCCGAACAAGGTTCGCGACGGTCGCCAGTTCGCTTCGGTCGCCACCATCTCGGTCGACGGCCGCGAGATCACGGGAGCCATTCACATTCAGCCAGGCCTCGACAACTACACCGTTGTATTGCCGCTTGGATACGGCCGTACAAAGACCGGCCGCGTGGGAACAGGCTCCGGGTTCAGCGCTTACGCCATCCGTTCCGCTGCCGCTTTCGTTTCCAACGCCACGCTCGCTCTTACCGGTGCAGAGTACCAGCTCGCGGAAACGCAGGAGCACTGGTCGATGGAAGGCCGCGCGATCGTTCGCGAGTCCAATCTCGACGACTACGCAGCGGACAAGAACTTCGTATCCAAGATGGGCATGGAATCCCATTCTCCAGCGATTTACGCAGGGGCGGAGGATATGTCGACGCAGGAGAAGATCACCGACACTCCTCGCGGTGGTTCGATGTACGAGCATCCAGATCTCACCGGTATTCACCAGTGGGGGATGAGCATCGATCTGAACGTGTGCACAGGCTGTAACTCCTGCGTAATTGCGTGTCAGAGCGAAAACAACATTCCTATCGTAGGTCGCGACCAAGTGCGTCGCGGACGCGAAATGCACTGGATCCGCCTCGACCGTTACTTCTCCTCTGGAGCCAAGGACAATACCGAGATCCCAGAGGATCCGCAGGTTTCTCTCCAGCCAATCGCCTGTATGCAGTGTGAGACTGCTCCTTGTGAGACGGTTTGCCCAGTTAATGCGACGGTTCACGACGAAGAAGGTCTCAACGCCATGGCGTACAACCGCTGTATCGGTACCCGCTACTGCGCGAACAACTGTCCTTACAAGGTTCGCCGCTTCAACTTCTTCGATTACCAGCAGCGCGAGCTGGACAAGCTTTACCTGGGGCCGCTCGCTCCTAAGGGAATGCCCGAGCTTGTGCAGATGGCGCAGAATCCAGACGTATCCGTGCGCATGCGCGGCGTGATGGAAAAGTGTACTTTCTGCGTACAGCGTATCAACCAAGCTAAGATCGCCCAACAGGCCAAGGCTGGCGACAGCGATGACGTCCGCGTTCGCGACGGTGCCATCAAGGTTGCCTGCGAGCAAGCTTGTCCGACTGATGCCATCGTATTTGGTGACTTGAAGGACGCGAACAGCCGCGTTTCGCAACTGCGCGAAAACGAGCGTACGTATTCGCTCCTCGGTTACTTGAACACGCGACCACGCACCACGTTCATGGCTCGCATCCGCAATCCGAATCCAGAGATGCCGGATTACCACGACATGCCTCTCTCCAAGAAGGAGTACAAGGCGAAGGCGCCGAAGGCGAGTGTTTCACACGATTCCCATGACTCCCATTCTGACAGCGAAGGAGGACACCACTAA
- a CDS encoding cytochrome c3 family protein, which translates to MSKVFPKWSNALPLKIVVFVFVFVTTLLAGITYYVTPKYVRVGYEPTQPVPYDHSFHVGELGLDCRYCHDGVDKSDVANIPAADTCMKCHSMIKTDSELLAPIRESYATGEPVAWKRVHQVPDYVYFSHQAHVTRGVSCVECHGQVNEMEVVSHAEPMSMGWCLDCHRNPEEVLRPVDEVFNLDWVHPGGKQGQIKDGLKFVEERNITPPQSCTGCHR; encoded by the coding sequence ATGTCTAAAGTGTTTCCAAAGTGGTCGAACGCGTTGCCACTGAAGATCGTTGTTTTCGTCTTCGTCTTCGTGACTACGCTCCTCGCCGGCATCACCTATTATGTGACGCCGAAATACGTTCGGGTCGGCTACGAGCCAACTCAGCCGGTCCCTTACGACCACAGTTTCCACGTAGGCGAGCTCGGTCTCGACTGCCGTTACTGTCACGATGGGGTCGACAAGTCCGACGTTGCCAACATCCCTGCTGCGGACACTTGCATGAAGTGTCACAGCATGATCAAGACGGACAGCGAGTTGCTCGCCCCGATCCGGGAAAGCTATGCCACGGGCGAGCCGGTAGCTTGGAAGCGGGTTCATCAGGTTCCCGATTATGTCTACTTCAGCCACCAAGCTCACGTGACGCGCGGCGTTTCCTGCGTGGAATGTCATGGGCAGGTCAACGAGATGGAAGTCGTTTCGCATGCCGAGCCAATGAGCATGGGCTGGTGTCTCGACTGCCACCGCAATCCGGAAGAAGTCCTCCGTCCGGTCGACGAAGTATTCAACCTCGACTGGGTACATCCCGGCGGCAAGCAGGGCCAGATCAAGGACGGCCTCAAGTTTGTTGAAGAACGCAACATCACTCCTCCTCAAAGCTGCACAGGCTGCCATCGATGA